One part of the Neisseria zalophi genome encodes these proteins:
- a CDS encoding translocation/assembly module TamB domain-containing protein, with amino-acid sequence MTEHHDTAESTPSEQTVQAVEQTAGSEPPEKKKGKKSRKFKVFAGLAATLFVFFVAVAAALVWLATTESGLRFGLYKIPSWFGVSIQSKTLQGTLWDGFKGDDWRIETEGADVDISRFDFDWQPNELMQKKLHIEHILAGDIQVVTKPTPPREEQPASGFPQSVSLPLEVMVDRLETGKISVGSSVDKQTVYLEKIGASYVYNHQLHNLKLTALQTPWTTLSGSATLGTKSPFSLNAIINGDGMLDNEPIVAANRFWGSLQDVQTDIRIDGDNVRLHVDSVLHPFAEKLNDKVELVQVVGFNINPKAFLPSLPKALLQFEAAVKPSFEEGLALQGSIDLLNPGAAAADAGGIPVRELKSAFFVDQNGLVNIDNAAAQLLQKGVVALAGDIDTAGQKLALGLALKNITAADVVEQSLEGSLNGTITVGGNFQNLETGWMLNTGNAVSDGLVQMQTDKQNGQQTLLFKNARIRPENGGVIQAEGSLELFKDQILQLVVTSNDFNPNRLNPQFPAGSVNGTINFAGELANQKYSGKMAFGPSTLSGVPLRGSADVVYEKAHLSRALTDILLGNNSIKTNGSFGKQGDRLNVDINAPDLARFGFGLNGLVTARGFIAGDMKTPEANLNGQARNLRVGNSIRVNDLDFNLQGSPDYTRPLNIELRGNNIAIAGEGAPTVIDTVDLAVNGTGRNHRIRGRGNMSLAGKPYQLNINAEGGLDEKQQWKGTLSTLDISGAFNLTLQNRMRLEAGSERVVMSAARWAAMGGSLNMENFVWDSRSGITTKGSASNLAMAQLHNFYEPPVQHNLVLSADWDLSYSNNARGYLNIRRQSGDIELPYRKQMLGLGALSLNTRFQNGRIDTTLNGVTGYGNIDGNLVINQQFGNDISLAPMSGQVRISAPDLERFRYFMPIGQSLRGNLLGVATIGGRVGDPQLNGTLNGDNLYYRNQDLGLILDNGVLRSRLQGQTWVIDQLRFHRGGSVELKGTVNMSNAAPDVDVDIVLDKYHALDKVNRRLTISGNAKMLYSQAQGITLTGALKADSGRFGLQKSSMPTLDEDVVVLGEVEKPVSTPLAINMNLTVDLNNSVRFSGVGLDVTLGGKLQLVSKPGESIQGIGTVTVVKGGYKAYGQDLDITKGSISFVGPLDQPNLNIRAERRQSPVGAGVEVLGNLGNPRVSLVANEAMSEKDKLSWLILNRASSGSDGDNAALSAAAGAFLAGSVNDRLGLVDEIGFTSKRSRNAQTGEMNPAEQVLTVGKQLTNDLYFGYEYGLNTSTQAVKLIYQLTRALQAVARVSSVSWGGEVKYSIRFD; translated from the coding sequence ATGACAGAACATCACGATACGGCCGAATCCACACCATCTGAACAAACTGTTCAGGCTGTAGAGCAGACTGCCGGTTCGGAACCGCCTGAGAAAAAGAAGGGCAAAAAAAGCCGCAAATTTAAAGTATTTGCCGGGCTGGCGGCGACGTTGTTTGTTTTTTTTGTAGCAGTAGCTGCCGCGTTGGTGTGGTTGGCGACAACCGAATCCGGCTTGCGGTTCGGTTTATATAAGATTCCTTCTTGGTTCGGTGTCAGTATCCAATCCAAAACCTTACAGGGCACATTGTGGGATGGCTTCAAAGGCGACGACTGGCGTATTGAAACCGAAGGTGCCGATGTCGATATTAGCCGTTTTGACTTTGATTGGCAGCCGAACGAACTGATGCAGAAGAAACTGCATATCGAGCATATTTTGGCCGGTGATATTCAAGTGGTGACCAAACCGACTCCGCCGCGTGAAGAGCAGCCTGCTTCGGGTTTCCCCCAAAGCGTGAGCCTGCCGTTGGAAGTGATGGTTGATCGTTTGGAGACCGGTAAAATCAGTGTCGGCTCGAGTGTGGATAAGCAAACCGTTTATTTAGAAAAAATCGGTGCGTCTTATGTTTATAACCACCAATTGCATAATCTCAAATTGACTGCCTTGCAAACACCTTGGACAACTTTGTCGGGTAGTGCCACTTTAGGTACGAAAAGCCCCTTTTCACTGAATGCCATTATTAATGGCGACGGTATGCTGGATAACGAGCCGATTGTAGCAGCCAACCGTTTTTGGGGCAGTTTGCAAGATGTTCAAACCGATATCCGTATTGATGGCGATAATGTCCGTCTTCACGTTGATTCAGTTTTACATCCGTTTGCCGAAAAGTTAAATGACAAAGTCGAACTGGTTCAGGTAGTAGGTTTTAATATCAACCCGAAAGCGTTCCTGCCTTCTTTGCCCAAAGCATTGTTGCAATTTGAGGCCGCCGTTAAGCCCTCTTTCGAAGAAGGATTGGCTTTGCAGGGTTCGATTGATTTACTAAACCCGGGTGCGGCTGCGGCAGACGCAGGCGGGATTCCCGTGCGCGAATTGAAAAGTGCTTTTTTTGTTGATCAAAACGGGTTGGTCAATATAGACAATGCCGCAGCACAACTCTTGCAAAAAGGCGTGGTTGCTCTTGCCGGTGATATTGATACGGCAGGGCAGAAGCTGGCTTTGGGGCTTGCTTTAAAAAATATTACCGCCGCCGATGTGGTTGAACAATCATTAGAAGGCAGTTTGAACGGCACCATTACCGTTGGCGGTAATTTCCAAAACCTGGAAACAGGCTGGATGTTGAATACCGGCAATGCCGTTTCAGACGGCCTGGTTCAAATGCAAACCGATAAGCAAAACGGGCAGCAAACCTTATTGTTTAAGAATGCCCGTATTCGTCCTGAAAACGGCGGTGTTATCCAAGCCGAAGGTTCATTGGAATTATTTAAAGATCAGATTTTGCAACTGGTAGTCACCAGTAACGACTTTAACCCAAACAGATTGAATCCCCAATTTCCGGCCGGTAGTGTCAACGGCACTATTAACTTTGCCGGTGAGCTGGCTAATCAGAAATACAGCGGCAAAATGGCTTTTGGCCCCAGTACACTTTCCGGCGTGCCGCTCAGGGGCAGTGCTGATGTGGTTTATGAAAAAGCCCACTTATCACGCGCGCTGACCGATATTTTGCTTGGCAATAACAGCATTAAAACCAACGGCAGCTTCGGTAAGCAGGGCGACCGTCTGAATGTGGATATTAATGCGCCCGATTTGGCACGGTTCGGCTTCGGTCTGAACGGATTGGTGACGGCCAGAGGTTTTATTGCCGGTGATATGAAAACACCCGAAGCTAATTTAAACGGGCAGGCACGCAATCTGCGTGTGGGCAACAGTATTCGTGTTAACGATTTGGATTTCAATTTACAAGGCTCGCCCGATTACACCCGTCCGTTAAATATCGAATTGAGGGGTAATAATATCGCCATAGCAGGCGAAGGGGCCCCAACGGTTATCGATACGGTTGATTTGGCCGTAAACGGAACAGGGCGCAACCACCGTATCCGCGGCAGAGGCAATATGTCGTTAGCCGGTAAGCCCTATCAGCTCAATATCAATGCCGAAGGCGGTTTGGATGAGAAGCAGCAATGGAAGGGTACGCTCAGTACACTTGATATCAGCGGTGCATTTAATCTGACCCTACAAAACCGTATGCGTCTTGAAGCAGGAAGCGAACGGGTAGTAATGAGTGCGGCACGTTGGGCGGCGATGGGCGGCAGCCTGAATATGGAAAACTTTGTTTGGGACAGCCGCAGCGGTATTACCACCAAAGGCAGTGCCAGTAACCTTGCGATGGCACAGCTACATAATTTCTATGAGCCGCCGGTGCAGCATAATTTGGTTTTATCGGCTGATTGGGATTTGTCTTATAGCAACAATGCACGCGGTTATTTGAATATTCGCCGCCAAAGTGGTGATATTGAATTGCCGTACCGCAAACAAATGCTTGGATTGGGAGCATTGTCGCTGAATACCCGTTTTCAAAATGGCCGTATCGATACAACGCTTAACGGTGTGACCGGTTATGGCAATATTGATGGTAATCTGGTGATTAACCAGCAGTTTGGTAACGATATCAGCTTGGCACCCATGAGCGGTCAAGTCCGTATCAGTGCGCCTGATTTGGAACGTTTCCGCTATTTTATGCCGATTGGCCAATCGTTGCGCGGTAATCTGCTGGGTGTGGCGACTATCGGCGGACGCGTTGGTGATCCGCAGTTGAACGGTACGTTAAACGGCGATAATTTATATTACCGTAATCAAGATTTGGGTTTGATATTGGATAACGGTGTATTGCGTTCGCGTTTGCAGGGGCAGACTTGGGTGATAGACCAATTGCGCTTCCACCGCGGCGGATCGGTCGAACTGAAAGGTACGGTTAATATGAGCAATGCCGCACCCGATGTGGATGTGGATATTGTCTTGGATAAATATCATGCTTTGGATAAAGTTAACCGCCGTTTAACCATCAGCGGTAATGCCAAAATGCTTTATAGCCAGGCGCAGGGGATTACGCTAACCGGAGCACTTAAAGCAGATTCGGGGCGTTTCGGCTTGCAGAAATCATCCATGCCAACTTTGGATGAAGACGTGGTGGTATTGGGTGAGGTGGAGAAACCGGTATCGACGCCGTTGGCCATTAATATGAACCTGACTGTAGATTTGAACAACAGTGTGCGTTTCAGCGGTGTGGGTTTGGATGTGACACTTGGCGGCAAACTACAATTGGTTTCCAAGCCGGGCGAATCCATACAAGGTATTGGTACGGTCACGGTGGTGAAAGGTGGTTATAAAGCCTATGGTCAAGATTTGGATATTACTAAAGGCAGTATTTCGTTTGTCGGCCCGTTGGATCAGCCGAACTTGAATATTCGTGCCGAACGCCGCCAATCGCCGGTAGGTGCCGGTGTAGAAGTATTGGGTAACCTTGGTAACCCGCGCGTTTCATTGGTGGCCAATGAAGCCATGAGTGAAAAAGACAAATTATCTTGGTTGATTCTGAATCGTGCCAGCAGCGGCAGTGACGGTGATAATGCAGCACTTTCGGCAGCAGCAGGTGCATTCTTG
- a CDS encoding autotransporter assembly complex protein TamA, which yields MQAWAFVAVPEDYVPIKQTETDKADNKSKEGNLPIKYPVEIRVADKEVREMLEEYLPLITQQKEEELDKEQVGFLAEEAPDNVLTMLKTKGYFNGKVTVEPSGNGYIVNVTPGPRTKVENVGVAIVGDVLQDGDLALYYKNALENWALPVDDYFDQSGWSQSKASVLTAVTRKKYPLAKLSQTQATINPENNTADLNVVVESDRPIYFGDIQVDGIKRYPESVVRGMAKFQPGSPYDLDQILDYQQALEQDGHYSGASVQADFDNLSDDRVPVKVVVSEVKRHKFEAGIRYDSEYGPGGRINYDYYNLFNRGYIGSVVADIDKYETTLAAGISQPRKSNGHYWTSNVAYTRSTTQKLERNTLTTGVWYVRDRNNIESRLGVEYITEGRRVPDTNLDFGRSHATMLTASWRRQEIETTLRPENGYYLDGKIGATLGSLLSSTSVVHAKANAGYYFTPENKKIGTFIARGQVGYVRASEDESVPSVLQFRTGGATSIRGYDLDSIGLDGPNGSVLPERALAVASFEYQYPITKSFSAAVFHDVGDVAPNFKKMTLKHGTGLGVRWFSPVAPFSFDIAYGHHDKKLRWHISLGTRF from the coding sequence ATGCAGGCCTGGGCATTTGTTGCGGTACCCGAAGATTATGTCCCGATTAAGCAGACGGAAACGGATAAAGCGGATAACAAATCAAAAGAAGGTAATTTACCTATCAAATATCCGGTTGAAATTCGTGTAGCTGACAAGGAAGTAAGGGAGATGCTGGAGGAATATCTACCGTTGATTACTCAGCAGAAAGAAGAAGAGCTGGATAAAGAACAGGTCGGCTTTTTAGCGGAGGAGGCTCCGGATAATGTTCTGACTATGTTGAAAACAAAAGGCTATTTTAACGGTAAGGTTACGGTGGAGCCTTCCGGTAACGGATATATCGTTAATGTGACACCGGGTCCGCGCACCAAGGTAGAGAATGTGGGCGTGGCAATTGTCGGCGATGTGCTGCAAGATGGCGACTTGGCACTTTATTATAAAAATGCTTTAGAAAACTGGGCATTGCCGGTAGACGATTATTTTGACCAAAGCGGATGGAGCCAAAGTAAAGCTTCTGTGCTGACTGCTGTCACACGTAAAAAATATCCTTTGGCCAAATTATCACAAACTCAGGCAACCATTAATCCGGAAAACAATACTGCTGATTTGAATGTGGTGGTGGAAAGTGATAGACCGATTTACTTCGGTGATATTCAGGTAGATGGGATTAAACGTTATCCTGAAAGTGTTGTGCGGGGAATGGCAAAATTCCAACCCGGCTCACCTTACGATTTAGATCAGATTTTGGATTATCAGCAGGCGTTGGAGCAAGACGGTCATTATTCCGGAGCTTCGGTGCAGGCAGATTTTGATAATTTAAGTGACGACCGTGTTCCTGTGAAGGTAGTTGTTTCCGAAGTTAAACGGCATAAATTTGAAGCCGGTATCCGCTATGATTCAGAATACGGCCCGGGCGGACGTATCAATTACGATTATTATAATTTATTTAATCGTGGTTATATCGGTTCGGTAGTGGCAGATATTGATAAATATGAAACGACTTTAGCGGCCGGTATCAGCCAGCCAAGAAAAAGTAATGGCCATTATTGGACTTCTAACGTTGCCTACACCCGTTCTACCACACAAAAGTTGGAAAGGAATACTTTAACAACCGGTGTTTGGTATGTTCGTGATCGTAATAATATCGAGTCGCGACTTGGTGTGGAATACATTACCGAAGGCCGTCGTGTTCCTGATACAAACCTTGATTTCGGTCGTAGCCATGCAACTATGCTGACAGCGTCTTGGCGGCGACAAGAAATAGAAACAACATTACGGCCTGAAAACGGGTATTACCTCGACGGTAAAATCGGTGCCACTTTAGGGTCGTTATTGTCATCCACTTCTGTGGTACATGCCAAAGCCAATGCAGGTTATTACTTCACACCTGAAAACAAAAAAATCGGTACGTTTATTGCACGGGGGCAGGTGGGTTATGTCCGTGCCAGTGAAGATGAATCAGTACCTTCAGTATTGCAGTTCCGTACGGGTGGTGCCACATCTATCCGGGGTTATGACCTTGACAGTATTGGTTTAGACGGGCCTAACGGTTCGGTATTGCCTGAACGTGCTTTGGCGGTGGCCAGTTTCGAATACCAATATCCGATTACAAAAAGTTTTTCTGCCGCAGTATTTCATGATGTGGGTGACGTAGCCCCCAATTTTAAGAAGATGACATTAAAGCACGGTACAGGCCTTGGGGTGCGTTGGTTTAGCCCCGTTGCACCTTTCTCTTTTGATATTGCCTACGGCCATCACGATAAAAAACTAAGATGGCATATCAGCTTGGGTACACGGTTCTGA
- the sstT gene encoding serine/threonine transporter SstT: MASGNPVIDAVNRVSLVKQIIVGLILGVILAWLSPSAGLAAGLLGSLFVGALKAVAPILIFVLVISAIARHQKGSEAYIKPIVVLYAIGTFSAAFVAVLAGFIFPTEMILVNADAVTTTPPSGITEVMKTLLMNLVANPINAIANANYIGILAWALLLGFALRHASETTRTMIADLSDAVSSIVKWVIRFAPLGIFGLVAATIAETGFSALSSYAHLLVVLLGCMLFIALVVNPILVWWKIRRNPYPLVLTCLRESGITAFFTRSSAANIPVNMALAKKLGLHEDTYSISIPLGATINMAGAAITITVLAMAAAYTQNIQVDFATALLLSLVATVSAAGASGVAGGSLLLIPLACSLFGISNDIAMQVVAVGFIIGVVQDSAETALNSSTDVLFTAAADLGRQRKENM, from the coding sequence ATGGCAAGCGGAAACCCTGTTATTGATGCCGTTAATCGTGTCAGTTTGGTAAAACAAATCATTGTCGGCCTGATCTTAGGCGTTATTTTGGCTTGGCTTTCGCCCTCTGCGGGGCTTGCAGCAGGGCTGCTCGGTAGTTTGTTTGTCGGCGCATTGAAAGCCGTCGCACCTATCTTAATTTTTGTCTTAGTGATCAGTGCGATTGCCCGTCACCAAAAAGGCAGCGAAGCTTATATCAAACCGATTGTCGTACTTTATGCCATCGGCACGTTTTCTGCTGCATTTGTTGCGGTATTGGCCGGCTTTATTTTTCCTACCGAAATGATCTTGGTTAATGCGGATGCGGTCACCACCACACCCCCTTCAGGCATTACCGAAGTGATGAAAACATTATTGATGAATCTGGTAGCCAACCCGATTAACGCTATTGCCAATGCCAACTATATCGGTATTTTAGCTTGGGCATTATTATTGGGCTTCGCACTCAGACACGCATCCGAAACCACCCGCACCATGATTGCCGACTTATCCGATGCGGTATCTTCTATTGTGAAATGGGTTATCCGCTTTGCGCCGCTGGGTATTTTCGGTTTGGTAGCAGCTACTATTGCCGAAACCGGCTTTAGCGCCCTATCCAGCTATGCTCATTTGTTGGTAGTGTTACTGGGCTGTATGCTGTTTATCGCCCTAGTGGTCAACCCCATATTGGTTTGGTGGAAAATCCGCCGCAATCCTTATCCGCTGGTGTTGACTTGCCTGCGTGAAAGCGGTATCACCGCATTTTTCACCCGTTCATCTGCGGCCAATATTCCGGTGAATATGGCATTGGCGAAAAAACTCGGCCTGCATGAAGACACTTATTCCATCTCAATTCCTCTGGGCGCTACCATTAATATGGCCGGAGCCGCGATTACGATTACTGTATTGGCTATGGCCGCGGCCTACACCCAAAATATTCAAGTAGACTTTGCTACCGCCCTATTGCTAAGCTTAGTGGCTACCGTGAGTGCCGCCGGAGCATCAGGTGTAGCAGGCGGTTCATTGCTACTGATTCCGTTGGCTTGCAGCTTATTCGGCATTTCCAATGATATTGCCATGCAGGTTGTTGCCGTCGGCTTTATTATCGGTGTGGTACAAGATTCGGCAGAAACCGCACTAAACTCTTCTACTGATGTATTGTTTACTGCCGCAGCCGATTTAGGCCGCCAACGTAAAGAAAATATGTAA
- the ilvB gene encoding biosynthetic-type acetolactate synthase large subunit — MQLSGAQILVQSLKAEGVEYVFGYPGGAVLEIYDALFQFNKLKHILVRHEQAAVHAADAYSRTSGKVGVALVTSGPGATNAVTGIATAYSDSIPLVVITGQVATPAIGTDAFQEVDTVGITRPCVKHNFLVTDINDLAVTIKKAFQIAATGRPGPVVVDIPKDVTQAMAKFSYPQEDVFIRSYQPVTQGHAGQIKKAVQMFASAKRPLVYFGGGVVLGNAHQELIDFIHLTGVPCTGTLMGLGAFPSSDRQFLGMLGMHGTYEANLAMQDADVVLAIGARFDDRVVSVPSKFLEKPKKIIHIDIDPSSIAKRVKVDIPIVGDVKNVLADMAALWKKQELLLSPTSLEKWWQSLESWRKRDCLWFDNDNDGDIIKPQYVLQKLAEITRNSAIITSDVGQHQMFTAQYYPFERPRQWLNSGGLGTMGVGLPYAMGAKLAAPDQDVFCITGEGSIQMNIQELSTCFQYKIPINVVTLNNGYLGMVRQWQELYYSNRESETYFDSLPDFVKLAEAYGHIGIRIDKKGDVEGALLEAIKQKDRLVFMDFITDKKQNVFPMVGNGKGLDEMVLPPHMRETPKDSDVNDVKDRDYDTRSVP; from the coding sequence ATGCAATTATCAGGTGCACAAATACTCGTGCAAAGTCTTAAAGCCGAGGGCGTAGAATACGTTTTCGGTTATCCCGGAGGCGCAGTCCTCGAAATCTACGATGCACTGTTCCAATTTAATAAACTCAAACATATTCTGGTACGCCACGAACAAGCTGCTGTTCATGCGGCCGATGCCTATTCCCGCACCAGCGGTAAAGTAGGTGTCGCACTGGTGACTTCCGGCCCTGGAGCGACCAATGCGGTAACCGGCATTGCCACCGCCTATTCCGACTCTATCCCGCTTGTAGTTATTACCGGACAAGTCGCTACGCCCGCTATCGGTACCGACGCGTTCCAAGAAGTCGATACCGTAGGTATTACCCGACCGTGTGTCAAACATAATTTCTTGGTAACCGATATCAATGATCTGGCGGTAACGATTAAAAAAGCCTTTCAGATTGCCGCTACCGGCCGTCCCGGCCCGGTGGTTGTCGACATCCCTAAAGATGTGACGCAGGCTATGGCAAAGTTCAGCTATCCGCAGGAAGATGTTTTTATCCGCTCATACCAACCGGTCACACAAGGCCATGCCGGCCAAATCAAAAAAGCCGTACAGATGTTTGCATCGGCCAAACGTCCTTTGGTTTATTTCGGTGGCGGCGTGGTATTGGGTAACGCTCATCAAGAATTAATTGATTTCATCCACTTAACCGGCGTTCCCTGTACCGGTACATTAATGGGCCTGGGTGCATTCCCTTCAAGCGACCGCCAGTTCCTCGGTATGCTCGGTATGCACGGCACCTATGAAGCCAATTTGGCTATGCAGGATGCCGACGTTGTGCTTGCCATCGGTGCGCGCTTTGACGACCGTGTAGTTTCCGTACCTTCTAAGTTTTTGGAAAAGCCCAAAAAAATCATTCATATCGATATTGACCCTTCCAGTATTGCCAAACGCGTGAAAGTCGATATTCCAATTGTCGGCGATGTTAAAAACGTTTTAGCAGATATGGCGGCATTGTGGAAAAAGCAAGAATTATTGCTTTCACCTACTTCACTGGAAAAATGGTGGCAATCTTTGGAAAGCTGGCGCAAACGCGACTGCCTGTGGTTTGACAATGACAATGACGGTGACATTATCAAACCTCAATATGTGCTGCAAAAATTAGCAGAAATTACCCGAAATTCAGCCATTATCACCTCCGATGTCGGCCAGCACCAAATGTTTACCGCGCAATATTATCCTTTCGAGCGCCCCCGCCAATGGCTGAATTCAGGCGGCCTCGGCACTATGGGCGTCGGCCTGCCCTATGCCATGGGTGCCAAATTGGCAGCACCCGACCAAGATGTATTCTGTATTACGGGCGAAGGTTCGATTCAGATGAATATCCAAGAGTTGTCGACCTGTTTCCAATACAAGATTCCGATTAATGTAGTGACCTTAAACAACGGTTATCTGGGCATGGTTCGCCAATGGCAGGAGCTGTATTACAGCAACCGCGAATCCGAAACCTACTTTGACTCGCTACCCGACTTTGTGAAACTGGCCGAAGCATACGGCCACATCGGTATCCGTATCGATAAAAAAGGCGATGTGGAAGGTGCCCTGCTTGAAGCCATCAAGCAAAAAGACCGCTTGGTATTCATGGACTTTATTACTGATAAAAAACAAAACGTGTTCCCTATGGTCGGCAACGGCAAAGGCTTAGATGAAATGGTATTGCCGCCGCACATGCGCGAAACGCCGAAAGATTCGGATGTCAACGATGTGAAAGACCGTGATTACGATACAAGGAGCGTGCCATAA
- the ilvN gene encoding acetolactate synthase small subunit: MRHILSILMENESGAMSRVVGLFSARDYNIDSLAVAATEDKTLSRMTIVTHGDDTVLEQITKQLNKLVEVVKVVDLNESRFVERELMLVKVRAVGKDRDEFLRLAEIYRGRVVDVTDKTYTIEVTGSSDKLDSFLETLGKTSILETVRTGAAGIGRGERILKI, from the coding sequence ATGCGACATATTTTATCTATCCTGATGGAAAACGAATCAGGCGCGATGAGCCGTGTGGTAGGCTTGTTTTCCGCCCGTGATTACAATATCGACTCATTAGCCGTTGCTGCCACCGAAGACAAAACCTTATCGCGGATGACCATTGTCACCCACGGTGACGACACGGTTTTAGAACAAATCACCAAACAGCTTAATAAGTTGGTCGAAGTGGTTAAAGTGGTCGATTTAAACGAAAGCCGTTTTGTCGAACGGGAATTGATGTTGGTTAAAGTCCGTGCTGTCGGCAAAGACCGTGACGAATTCCTCCGTCTCGCTGAAATCTACCGTGGGCGCGTTGTCGATGTCACCGATAAAACCTATACCATAGAAGTTACCGGCTCATCCGACAAACTGGATTCATTCTTGGAAACGCTAGGCAAAACTTCAATTCTCGAAACCGTACGCACCGGTGCGGCCGGAATAGGTCGCGGCGAGCGGATTTTAAAAATTTAA
- a CDS encoding putative quinol monooxygenase: MSNIKVTAIIIVKPEYRHELLEVFRQLVAASRGEEGNIRYDLHQDTENENRFIFFENWQNQAALEKHGTTAHFQNFLKAAEGKTDGLEVVTMADISENTD, translated from the coding sequence ATGAGTAATATTAAAGTTACTGCCATAATTATCGTGAAACCCGAGTATCGCCACGAGCTACTTGAAGTATTCCGCCAATTGGTCGCCGCCAGCCGCGGCGAAGAAGGCAATATCCGTTACGATCTGCATCAAGACACAGAAAACGAAAACCGTTTTATCTTTTTTGAAAATTGGCAAAACCAAGCTGCTTTGGAAAAACACGGCACAACCGCCCATTTTCAAAACTTTTTAAAAGCTGCCGAAGGTAAAACCGATGGTTTGGAAGTCGTCACGATGGCAGACATATCCGAAAACACCGATTAA
- the ilvC gene encoding ketol-acid reductoisomerase — protein sequence MQVFYDKDADLSLIKGKTVAIIGYGSQGHAHAANLKDSGVNVVIGLRQGGSWKKAEAAGHKVYNVADATKAADVVMILLPDENQPVVYKNEIEPNLKDGAVLAFAHGFNVHYNQIVPRADLDVIMVAPKGPGHTVRSEYLKGGGVPTLIAVYQDKSGKARDIALSYAAANGGTKGGVIETNFREETETDLFGEQAVLCGGAVELVKCGFETLVEAGYAPEMAYFECLHELKLIVDLMYEGGIANMNYSISNNAEYGEYVTGPEVVTPATKEAMKKALYRIQSGEYAKMFIQEGATNYASMTARRRLNADHQIEKVGAQLRSMMPWIAKNKLVDLDKN from the coding sequence ATGCAAGTTTTTTACGATAAAGATGCTGACCTATCATTAATCAAAGGCAAAACCGTTGCGATTATCGGCTATGGCTCGCAAGGCCATGCACACGCAGCCAACCTGAAAGATTCAGGCGTAAACGTTGTCATCGGTTTGCGTCAAGGCGGTTCATGGAAAAAAGCCGAAGCGGCCGGCCACAAAGTCTACAACGTAGCCGATGCCACCAAAGCCGCCGATGTTGTGATGATTCTGCTGCCGGATGAAAACCAACCTGTCGTTTACAAAAACGAAATCGAGCCCAACCTGAAAGACGGCGCGGTATTGGCATTTGCCCACGGCTTTAACGTACATTACAACCAAATCGTGCCACGCGCCGATTTAGACGTAATTATGGTTGCCCCCAAAGGCCCCGGCCACACCGTACGCAGCGAATACCTGAAAGGCGGCGGTGTTCCGACGCTTATCGCCGTTTATCAAGACAAATCCGGCAAAGCACGTGATATCGCCCTTTCTTATGCAGCTGCCAACGGCGGTACCAAAGGCGGCGTGATTGAAACCAACTTCCGCGAAGAAACCGAAACCGACTTATTCGGCGAACAAGCCGTATTGTGCGGCGGTGCGGTAGAGCTGGTGAAATGCGGTTTCGAAACTTTGGTTGAAGCCGGCTACGCCCCTGAAATGGCCTATTTCGAATGTTTGCACGAATTGAAATTGATTGTAGATTTGATGTATGAAGGCGGTATTGCCAATATGAACTACTCAATTTCCAACAATGCCGAATATGGCGAATATGTTACCGGCCCCGAAGTGGTTACTCCGGCAACCAAAGAAGCCATGAAAAAAGCGTTGTACCGCATCCAATCCGGCGAATATGCCAAAATGTTTATCCAAGAAGGTGCCACCAACTATGCCAGCATGACCGCACGCCGCCGCTTGAATGCCGATCATCAAATTGAAAAAGTCGGCGCCCAACTGCGCAGCATGATGCCTTGGATTGCTAAAAACAAATTGGTTGATTTAGATAAAAACTAA